The following proteins are encoded in a genomic region of Desulfofalx alkaliphila DSM 12257:
- a CDS encoding peptidoglycan DD-metalloendopeptidase family protein — protein MNDQHHDKTAQDVTKAGVGRIARSGLKGAAFIFKKLLAVLLPIIIPLAGKLLLFFIVFTILFLFPKFMMESKTPGSEAKVVSIFNLGEGDEEWTEEMDQALAGDYIELSNRTWQEGHESKEELIERLDSVFRSEIDSGTIPNQQGQAKPHRLPWSVMAGIDRVVGDPITHRDENWLRKPDPETHFETLRPTFAWQDFRVLKKREETRTDSNGNSYTVIVTYTGNIKLLDTVETFEANYRYHWSENVTYRDNEVWSIMPKLETVEKNGPYFEAFREHLASYGVEDDLELEMILELAEWYDDEYKIDAGIFGARVESFQADLTKQYYHGKRGAVCLPVPVEYFRITSPFGWRTHPVLGDQRFHSGIDLGAPSGTPIYSAFDGVVIWAGNKGGYGKTVIVDHGNIKTLYAHMSAITAHRGKEVSGGDTLGLVGSTGMSTGPHLHFEIIKVTGGGTQHENPMDYF, from the coding sequence ATGAATGACCAACACCATGACAAAACAGCACAGGATGTAACCAAGGCCGGAGTTGGGCGTATTGCCCGCTCCGGTCTTAAAGGTGCGGCATTTATTTTTAAGAAGCTACTAGCTGTTCTTCTACCTATAATAATACCTTTGGCGGGGAAACTGCTACTGTTTTTTATCGTCTTTACGATATTGTTCTTGTTTCCTAAATTCATGATGGAGAGCAAAACCCCAGGCAGTGAAGCAAAGGTAGTTTCTATCTTTAACCTGGGGGAGGGTGACGAAGAATGGACAGAGGAAATGGATCAGGCACTGGCAGGCGATTACATTGAACTAAGTAATCGCACTTGGCAAGAGGGGCACGAAAGTAAAGAAGAACTGATTGAAAGACTAGACAGTGTTTTTAGAAGTGAAATAGACTCCGGTACTATACCAAACCAGCAAGGACAAGCAAAACCGCATCGTTTGCCTTGGAGTGTAATGGCTGGCATAGACCGTGTAGTTGGTGATCCTATAACCCACCGGGATGAAAATTGGTTGCGAAAACCCGATCCCGAGACACACTTCGAAACACTTAGACCAACTTTTGCATGGCAAGATTTTAGAGTGCTAAAAAAACGTGAAGAAACCCGCACTGATAGCAATGGTAATTCTTATACCGTGATAGTTACCTATACAGGCAACATTAAACTGCTAGATACAGTTGAAACCTTTGAAGCTAATTATAGATATCACTGGTCAGAGAATGTTACATACAGAGATAATGAGGTCTGGAGTATTATGCCTAAATTAGAAACAGTAGAAAAAAACGGGCCTTATTTTGAAGCCTTTAGGGAGCATCTAGCTAGTTACGGTGTTGAAGATGATCTGGAATTAGAAATGATTCTAGAGTTAGCCGAGTGGTATGACGACGAATATAAAATAGATGCGGGTATCTTCGGGGCAAGGGTAGAGAGTTTTCAAGCAGACTTAACTAAGCAATACTACCATGGAAAACGTGGAGCGGTTTGCCTGCCTGTACCTGTAGAATATTTTAGAATAACCTCTCCTTTTGGTTGGCGAACACACCCGGTACTAGGGGATCAACGGTTTCACTCCGGCATAGATCTTGGTGCTCCATCGGGCACCCCTATATATAGTGCTTTTGATGGTGTTGTTATCTGGGCTGGCAATAAGGGTGGATATGGGAAAACAGTGATTGTAGATCATGGTAATATTAAGACGCTATACGCACATATGTCTGCTATAACCGCCCACAGGGGTAAAGAAGTATCCGGTGGCGATACCCTTGGTTTGGTGGGTAGCACAGGAATGTCAACCGGCCCACACCTGCACTTTGAAATTATTAAGGTCACAGGGGGAGGTACTCAACATGAAAACCCGATGGACTATTTCTAA